The following proteins are co-located in the Tardibacter chloracetimidivorans genome:
- a CDS encoding SspB family protein, with translation MTEETINSLIPYDEIVQDALRAVIGRVLGEVEAAGGLPGGHHFYITFRTRAPGVNIPGHLLERFPEEMTIVIQNRYWDLSVSEDRFEVGLSFNQVPAKLSIPYAAVTSFVDPAVNFALQFQVQGAELDLDESETAENDGLPPASPPDDGSNVVAIDFKRKK, from the coding sequence ATGACCGAAGAAACGATCAACAGCCTGATTCCCTATGACGAGATCGTGCAGGATGCGCTGCGCGCCGTCATCGGCCGTGTGCTTGGCGAGGTGGAGGCCGCTGGCGGCCTGCCCGGCGGCCATCATTTCTACATCACCTTCCGCACCCGCGCGCCCGGCGTGAACATTCCCGGCCACCTGCTGGAACGCTTCCCCGAGGAAATGACCATCGTCATCCAGAACCGCTATTGGGATCTGAGCGTGAGCGAGGACCGGTTCGAGGTGGGGCTGTCGTTCAATCAGGTGCCGGCAAAGCTCAGCATCCCCTATGCGGCGGTGACGTCCTTCGTCGATCCGGCGGTCAATTTCGCGCTCCAGTTCCAGGTGCAGGGCGCCGAGCTTGATCTGGACGAAAGCGAAACCGCCGAAAACGACGGACTGCCGCCCGCATCGCCGCCCGACGACGGCTCCAACGTCGTGGCGATCGATTTCAAGCGGAAGAAGTGA
- the fumC gene encoding class II fumarate hydratase: protein MSRTRKETDSFGPIDVPATAYWGAQTQRSIRNFPIGGERMPLPLVHALGLVKLCAARVNARNGGLDEVTANAIVTAAGEVAEGKHDDQFPLVVWQTGSGTQTNMNANEVIAGRANELLTGTRGGKSPVHPNDHVNMGQSSNDSFPTAMHIAAAREVTGSLVPALRHLHGLLAAHAAGWDDIVKIGRTHLQDATPLTLGQEFSGYARQLEDGIARVEAVLPRLCRLAQGGTAVGTGLNAPPGFAEDFAAEAATATGLPFATAPNKFEALATHDTMVELSGALNVLAVSLTKIANDLRLLGSGPRCGLGELRLPENEPGSSIMPGKVNPTQCEALTMVAAQVMGNHMAVTVGGLQGHLELNVFKPLIAYNVLQSIRLLSDAAMSFADRAVAGLEPDRERIAALLEQSLMLVTALAPELGYDNAASIAKHAHATGKTLLEAGLELGLVDEETFRRLVRPEEMVRRQPRG from the coding sequence GTGAGCCGCACCCGGAAGGAAACGGACAGCTTCGGGCCGATCGACGTACCGGCCACCGCCTATTGGGGCGCGCAGACCCAGCGATCCATCCGCAATTTCCCTATAGGGGGGGAGCGCATGCCGCTTCCGCTCGTCCATGCGCTCGGGCTGGTGAAGCTGTGCGCTGCACGGGTGAACGCCCGCAACGGCGGTCTGGATGAAGTGACGGCCAACGCCATCGTAACTGCGGCCGGGGAAGTGGCGGAAGGAAAGCACGACGACCAGTTCCCGCTTGTCGTCTGGCAGACCGGCTCGGGCACGCAGACCAACATGAACGCCAATGAGGTGATCGCCGGGCGCGCCAATGAGCTGCTCACCGGCACGCGCGGCGGCAAGAGCCCGGTCCATCCCAACGACCATGTCAACATGGGCCAGTCGTCGAACGACAGCTTCCCCACCGCAATGCACATCGCCGCCGCGCGCGAGGTGACCGGCAGTCTGGTGCCGGCGCTTCGCCATCTGCACGGCCTGCTCGCCGCCCATGCCGCCGGCTGGGACGATATCGTCAAGATCGGCCGCACCCATTTGCAGGACGCGACGCCGCTGACATTGGGGCAGGAATTTTCCGGCTATGCCCGCCAGCTGGAAGATGGAATCGCGCGGGTGGAGGCGGTCCTCCCCCGGCTCTGTCGGCTGGCGCAGGGCGGCACTGCGGTGGGGACCGGGCTCAACGCGCCTCCGGGCTTTGCCGAAGATTTCGCCGCCGAGGCAGCGACCGCCACCGGCCTTCCTTTTGCGACCGCGCCCAACAAGTTCGAGGCGCTCGCCACCCATGACACGATGGTGGAGCTTTCGGGCGCGCTCAACGTGCTTGCCGTCAGCCTCACCAAGATTGCCAACGACCTGCGGCTGCTCGGCTCCGGCCCGCGCTGCGGCCTTGGCGAACTGCGCCTGCCCGAAAACGAGCCGGGCAGCTCGATCATGCCCGGCAAGGTCAACCCCACCCAGTGCGAGGCGCTGACGATGGTGGCGGCACAGGTCATGGGCAATCACATGGCCGTGACGGTGGGCGGGCTTCAGGGCCATCTGGAACTGAACGTCTTCAAGCCGCTGATCGCCTATAATGTGCTGCAATCCATCCGCCTGCTGTCCGACGCGGCGATGAGCTTTGCCGATCGCGCGGTTGCGGGGCTTGAGCCCGACCGCGAACGGATCGCGGCACTTCTGGAACAGTCGCTGATGCTGGTCACCGCGCTTGCGCCGGAGCTTGGCTATGACAACGCCGCCAGCATTGCAAAGCACGCTCATGCCACGGGCAAGACCCTGCTGGAAGCGGGTCTGGAGCTTGGGCTTGTGGACGAGGAGACGTTTCGCCGCCTCGTTCGGCCGGAGGAAATGGTGAGGCGTCAGCCCAGGGGTTGA
- a CDS encoding GAF domain-containing protein: protein MTGLTFFSPARRPKDETRRQAVLDSYGIIGSPPGPVFQAIVAEAARAMGTPTAAISLIDRDRQWFLASVGLDISETPRACSFCAHAMLHPNDLLCVPDASRDERFRGNPLVTAENGLRFYAGAPLILRDGTPIGALCAIDVVARGPLTARQEEKLRQLAGRVIDEIEKRKPQPLG from the coding sequence GTGACCGGACTGACCTTCTTCTCACCCGCGCGAAGGCCGAAGGACGAAACGCGCCGACAGGCCGTGCTGGACAGCTATGGAATCATCGGCAGCCCGCCCGGCCCGGTGTTTCAGGCGATCGTGGCGGAAGCCGCGCGCGCGATGGGCACGCCCACGGCCGCGATCTCGCTGATCGACCGGGATCGCCAGTGGTTTCTGGCAAGCGTGGGGCTGGATATCAGCGAGACGCCGCGCGCCTGCTCGTTCTGCGCGCACGCGATGCTGCACCCCAATGATCTGCTGTGCGTGCCCGACGCGAGCAGGGACGAGCGGTTCCGGGGCAACCCGCTGGTGACAGCGGAGAACGGCCTGCGCTTCTATGCGGGCGCGCCGCTGATCCTGCGGGACGGAACGCCGATCGGCGCGCTCTGCGCGATCGATGTGGTGGCGCGAGGGCCGCTCACCGCCCGTCAGGAAGAAAAGCTGCGGCAGCTGGCGGGGCGGGTGATCGACGAGATCGAGAAACGAAAGCCTCAACCCCTGGGCTGA
- a CDS encoding GGDEF domain-containing protein: MQKQGPEPAFATGRVTALIDWMTARSRRQAAIAVVIGVAAIAVADYLTGPRVSVGPLNLLPMCLAAWALGARAGFVTGTAAAVLTILQEGRPGPLQPEGAMSRDLTAIWNAGMRVLVVAVVVMLVAGFRRAFEAERTRGNVDALTGAYSRQALNARIAATVALARRHKLTLVLAYADLEGFKTVNDTHGHAVGDDVLKTFASAASASIRKSDSLCRVGGDEFIILMTTASPARGYSAAEHLHARLSRIMETLPFEVTCSMGAVIFDGDAPADPQAFITYADALMYEVKKSGKNALRIAHAHMGRAQDQPPARMKAPARTAMA, translated from the coding sequence ATGCAGAAGCAAGGCCCGGAACCGGCATTCGCCACCGGTCGCGTCACGGCGCTGATCGACTGGATGACCGCCCGGTCGCGCCGCCAGGCCGCCATTGCCGTCGTGATCGGAGTCGCGGCGATCGCGGTGGCCGACTATCTGACCGGCCCGAGGGTATCGGTCGGTCCGCTGAACCTGCTGCCCATGTGCCTAGCGGCCTGGGCGCTGGGTGCGAGGGCGGGTTTCGTCACCGGCACGGCCGCGGCGGTCCTCACCATTCTGCAGGAAGGACGACCGGGGCCGCTCCAGCCCGAAGGTGCGATGAGCAGGGATTTGACCGCCATATGGAACGCCGGGATGCGCGTTCTGGTGGTGGCTGTGGTGGTGATGCTGGTCGCAGGCTTCCGGCGCGCCTTCGAGGCCGAGCGCACGCGCGGCAACGTCGATGCGCTGACCGGGGCCTATAGCCGACAGGCGCTGAACGCCCGGATCGCCGCCACCGTCGCGCTTGCCCGGCGACACAAGCTGACGCTGGTGCTCGCCTATGCCGATCTCGAGGGGTTCAAGACGGTCAACGACACCCATGGCCATGCTGTTGGCGACGATGTGCTGAAGACGTTCGCTTCGGCGGCGTCGGCGTCGATCCGCAAGAGCGACAGCCTGTGCCGGGTGGGCGGGGACGAGTTCATCATATTGATGACCACCGCATCGCCCGCCCGTGGCTATTCGGCGGCCGAGCATCTCCACGCGCGGTTGAGCCGGATCATGGAAACGCTGCCTTTCGAAGTGACGTGCAGCATGGGGGCGGTGATCTTTGACGGCGACGCACCCGCCGACCCGCAGGCGTTCATCACATATGCCGACGCGCTGATGTATGAGGTGAAGAAAAGCGGAAAAAACGCGCTGCGGATCGCCCATGCCCACATGGGCCGGGCGCAGGACCAGCCTCCTGCCCGAATGAAAGCCCCCGCAAGAACGGCAATGGCCTGA
- a CDS encoding PRC-barrel domain-containing protein — protein MTDANLENVLDESHELISSARVEGTPVFNPKGEKLGSVHSVMIHKHTGQVAYAVLSFGGFLGIGSHVHPLPWNLLDYDPERHGYVVDLTRQKLEQAPMLRLDEADRPSDRSYDERLYDYYGAPRYWGL, from the coding sequence ATGACGGACGCAAACCTCGAAAATGTCCTTGATGAAAGCCATGAGCTGATTTCGTCGGCCCGTGTGGAAGGCACGCCGGTATTCAATCCCAAAGGCGAAAAGCTGGGCAGCGTTCATTCCGTGATGATCCACAAGCATACCGGCCAGGTGGCCTATGCCGTGCTTTCGTTCGGCGGGTTTCTGGGAATCGGATCGCACGTCCACCCGCTGCCCTGGAACCTGCTGGACTACGATCCCGAAAGGCACGGCTATGTCGTGGACCTGACGCGCCAGAAGCTGGAGCAGGCCCCGATGCTGCGCTTGGACGAGGCGGACCGGCCGAGCGACCGGAGCTATGACGAAAGGCTGTACGATTATTATGGCGCGCCCCGCTATTGGGGGCTCTGA
- a CDS encoding DUF2585 domain-containing protein, with protein sequence MKRQHWARIAGIIALAAAILWLMGRAPICRCGDVKLWHGVVASAQNSQHIADWYSFSHIIHGFIFYGLLWLVAKKKPMGWRMTAAVAIEAAWEVAENSPAIINRYRAVTLAYDYYGDSILNSASDIGFMMLGFFIARRLPVTATIAIAIMMELFTLAMIRDNLTLNVLMLVWPVDAISIWQAG encoded by the coding sequence ATGAAGCGGCAGCATTGGGCAAGGATTGCGGGCATCATCGCGCTGGCGGCCGCGATCCTGTGGCTGATGGGACGTGCGCCGATCTGCCGCTGCGGCGACGTGAAGCTGTGGCACGGCGTGGTCGCAAGCGCCCAGAACTCGCAGCATATCGCCGACTGGTACAGCTTCAGCCACATCATCCACGGCTTCATTTTCTATGGGCTGCTGTGGCTGGTGGCGAAAAAGAAGCCGATGGGCTGGCGGATGACGGCGGCGGTGGCGATCGAGGCCGCGTGGGAGGTGGCCGAAAACAGCCCGGCGATCATCAACCGCTACCGCGCCGTGACGCTGGCCTATGATTACTACGGCGACAGCATCCTCAATTCGGCAAGCGACATCGGCTTCATGATGCTGGGCTTTTTCATCGCGCGGCGGCTGCCGGTGACGGCGACCATCGCCATCGCGATCATGATGGAGCTTTTCACCCTCGCCATGATCCGCGACAATCTGACGCTGAACGTGCTGATGCTGGTCTGGCCTGTCGATGCGATAAGTATTTGGCAGGCCGGTTGA
- the gmk gene encoding guanylate kinase — protein MVDAIPFPRRGLMLVLSSPSGAGKSTLSRAVLAADENIEMSVSATTRPQRPGEVEGRDYFFKTPEQFDAMVAGDAFLEWAHVFGHRYGTPAAPVDAMLARGHDVLFDIDWQGTQQLRQKQVLADLVSIFILPPSMAELERRLRARGTDSDDVIAGRMARAEAEISHWAEYDYVLINRDVDACLAHIRTILAAERLKRVRQPGLVDFVRGLDTKTG, from the coding sequence ATGGTCGATGCAATTCCGTTTCCAAGGCGCGGTCTGATGCTGGTGCTCTCGTCCCCCAGCGGGGCGGGCAAGTCCACGCTTTCGCGCGCCGTGCTCGCCGCTGACGAGAATATCGAAATGTCGGTTTCGGCCACCACCCGGCCCCAGCGGCCGGGCGAGGTGGAAGGGCGCGATTATTTCTTCAAGACGCCCGAGCAGTTCGACGCGATGGTCGCGGGCGACGCCTTTCTTGAATGGGCGCATGTCTTCGGCCACCGCTATGGCACGCCCGCCGCACCCGTGGACGCCATGCTCGCGCGCGGCCATGACGTGCTGTTCGACATCGATTGGCAGGGCACGCAGCAGCTTCGCCAGAAGCAGGTGCTCGCCGATCTGGTCAGCATCTTCATCCTGCCCCCGTCGATGGCGGAGCTGGAGCGCCGCCTGCGCGCGCGCGGTACCGATTCGGACGATGTCATCGCCGGGCGCATGGCCCGCGCCGAGGCCGAGATCAGCCATTGGGCGGAATATGATTATGTCCTCATCAACCGCGACGTGGACGCATGCCTCGCCCATATCCGCACAATATTGGCGGCGGAACGGTTGAAGCGGGTGCGCCAGCCCGGCCTCGTCGATTTCGTGCGCGGGCTCGATACGAAGACTGGGTAG